From the Fusarium oxysporum Fo47 chromosome X, complete sequence genome, the window TTAATAGTTGGTGGTCAGTAAATGGTACGGGCCACAGCTTCGTTTTGGTTCACAGGGCACATTAACTAAACTTACCGAATGGCTGAGGAACCGAACTGTAGCCATAGTCATAGTCTTCAGCTCCCCAGAGGTCGAGAAGGCATTTCAAATTCAGGATGGTCTCATTTTTGAAGTCATTGGCGCCTCCTTCAATGAGAAGAATCTCGGTGTATGGGAGCTTCTCTGCGAGTCGACTAGCAATGACGCAGCCGGCAGTACCGCCGCCGACAACAACATAGTCGTAGCTGGTTTCGTCTAGCTTCTCAACGACAGTCATATTGATTGTGCTTGACCTGGATCAAGAGCCAAATTTTGAGTAGCAGTGAATGAGGTTGATAGATTCAGAGGATTGAAGAGAAATGACAATTCGAGACACAGGAAGAAAGGTTCTATTTAAGCCGACTACAGATATGTTTGCAGATGCTATGTATAGGCCTGAGCATCCTTGAGTGGCGAGCCATAAATGAGATGGTGATCAATCCAGTTTCCCATATGAGCCTCAAACCGAAAAATGCTGGGGTAATCTCCTTGACCTACTTGATGGGGACAGGTACCGATCGGTTCTGATATGTCCCAACCGATACCTCATACCATTTCCCCATATTTCCTGGATGGCCTGTTTTTCAGGGCGGAGTCAACTTGACATAGCAATCTTTAGGGTGGAATCTGGCCCGCCAAACTCGTTTGGAGTTTCTGGGGGGTTGGCATCGGTGTCTTCTCCACACGCTTCGAGCAGGGATGTCACCTTCGTTCATTTGCCCAATTAGGCAAGAGTTCTGCTCTCGGGATGTGGCGGGGGATTCTCGCTTGTTGTAGGTCCGTACGAGTCACACAGAGTGTCAATCGTGATCGTCATAGTGGCTTCTTAGTTCTGCACACACGCGCTAGCCTGTTCAAGGTGGCATAATTTTGCTACTGGCTCTGACTGTGCCAAGACTCATGGTCGGCATGACCATTGTTGTAGTTACACGTTGATTtgcctcttcatcttctgtcCAGGCTTGCAAAGACATCACTAAAGGGAATAGGAAAGGATGCGGGAACCCTAGCTAAGTATGCACAGCAATTACAACAACACCAGTAATTTAGTGGGCATGGTCCACCTACAGTAGATAATGCTGTTATGTTGCAGCCCTTGCGCCCTCTTTGCCCTGTACTGTAATCTCACGTATCCACCAACATCCCTTCTATGGCACCTGGTGCTGGCGGCTTCTGCCAGAATCGCAACATCTTCACTCAGAAATTCAATGCATTTATTTCCTCATGAAGTCCATGCAGATCAGATTTCGGATTCGTAACGAACCTCTGTCGACCagcaccaagaccagcaccagcaacagcaccagcaccagccatCACGAGGTTGAGCACGACTCCTCGACAAATACAAATACTATCCAGGGCAGAGGCAGGCACCAAGCAAGAAGTCGATTCGGATGCACAGAATGCAAGCAGAGACATGTAAAATGCGACGAAGCATACCCTGTCTGCACACGCTGCCGGAAACGCGGCTCAATCTGTAAATCCGCTCCTCGACTTAGAAGATGGCAAAACGAAGGACCATGGACAAAGCTTCGCAGCCGCTCTTCCCTGCCCTCCTCAGAACGGCTTATCGACATTTCGGACACAAATAGCAAGTCCTTGCTCCGCTACTGGCTTGAAAAGGCTAGCCAAATCATGGTCATTGACCCTGATGACAATCCGCTCTCATTTCCAATCCTTGAATATGTTGAACGATGTCCCAGTCTCAAGCACGCTCTGCAGAGTGTCGGCGCGGCTCATAGGAACTTTTTCGATCCTCAGCAGCTATCAAAATGTTTGGAGGAAAGACACTCAGCGCTCCAGCTAATCATCAACGACCTTTCGTGTCCTGGCGACAACCTCTTCCCCCTCTTCTTGACTATCCTACTCGTTGGTTTATCAACGGCTTGGACCAACCCTCCGACGGCTGATTTCGGTGAGAAACATCTTAGTGGAGCGCGCGCACTGGTTGACACCCTTTTGCACGACTATTCAACTCAGCAAAAACGACCTTCCTACTTTACTTTCGTCATTGGGGCATACCTGTATTGGGACATGTCTACAGCCTTTCTAGTTCCCAGTCAAGTTCAATCACCATTAAACACGAACCAGATATACACGGCCATCCTGGATATCGGCCAGGAATATCATCCGTTTGGTGGTTACACGACAGAAATTTTCTATCTTCTCGGCAACGTCGGTCGTTATTGTCGGTCGGTAGTGGAAACTGGTATTCGTGACGAGTCAATTGAGATAGTTTTggaagaggagatggagaagtgGCAGCCCAATTACGAAAGCCCACAGTTGGGGGTTATAGGCGATGCGTTTAGGTCTCACGGACTCATCAGTCTTGCCGCCATCTGTTTCCGACGTCGTCGTTACAGCGATACAATAGAGGACAAGCTTTTGCCTGCCTTGCTGCATACAGAAGCAGAAGGCATCGCTCAATGGTGGCAAAATATATGGACATCATTTGCCAACGATGATCTCGAGGCCAATATCAGATCACGGGCTTTGGCTGTCGTGCGAGACCTTACTTCAATCCCCTCCAGCCACGCCTGCACCAATCTGCAAGCGATCCCACTCTTTACTGCAGCGTCTGAGCTTCCTAAAGAAtatgagaaggagagggaCCTGGCGGTCCTGCGGTTTAAGGAGCTGTACTCACTGAATCATCTGCGGGCCAACTTGACAGCCCTTGAGATACTCCCAGAAATATGGAAGCGACACGACGCGGGCGAGATGATCAGCTGGATGGAGGTTATGATGGAGAAGGGATGGAATATCATGCTGGGGTAAATGCCGATACCTTTTCGCAGTACCGTATTGTTTAGTTGTTTATCAAGTCATCATCAGTAGGTGGTTGAAAGATTGAATCAGTCGGGATCGGTGCATCGTATGGATAGAGCGAGCAGATTGAACGAGGGGGTCACACCTTTAGTATAAATTGACTATCAGTTAACCGCGCAAGCTCCCTTCAAGTAGGTTTGTTCCAATTGACTTCATCTTGGCAAGGATCAATGCCACGAAGCCATTGATGAGATATACCGGCTGCATTTCGGCAATCTTTTTAAATTTAACCCAAAAATAAGCTAAGCCGACAAAAGTTCGTTCAAAAACAATTCCCTGATTTGGCTCTGATGCGAGGGGGCAGTGGAGCCTCGGCCAAGTCCGCCTCATGGCTTCTTCGCTCAGTTGGACCACTTTGCGACCAGCCATTGAAGGGATCTGGATTTGGAGGTCAAAAGTAGACTTTTACCCGCCGTGATCCTTGCGGCGTAGAGTTCTTCAGCATTCATCTGCCACTGAAGTCGAGTTCTGATCCACTAGACTTGGTTTACCCTCAATCAAACGCTCATCAACATGTCGGATTCAGTCTCTCCCTCGCCTAACGGCATGAGCTCTTTTTGGAGGCGCCAGGTCGGAGAAATCGATAATCATCGCTCTACAAGGGATCTCCCAACCCAATGCGACATTGTAATAATCGGCGCTGGATACTCTGGAGCAGCTTTGGTTACACACATATTGTCCAAATGTGCGGACAAAATGCCATCAATTCTGGTCTTGGAAGCGAGACAACTCTGCTCGGGAGCAACTGGTCGAAATGGCAAGTCCCGAATGTCAGATCCACTTGCACGGAGCTTCTGATAACAAATCGTCTAGGAGGACATCTCAAGCCGGACTCATACAACGCAATATCGAGACTGGCGAGCGAGTATGGCGTCGAAGCTGCAGCCGAGGTGGCTAACTTCGAATACGCCAATGTCGAAGCAGTAGCCAGATTTATCCGCGATGAAAAAGTCGACTGCGATTTCGTACTTACACGGGCCATCGACGTGCAATTTTCCGACCGACACCAGGATAAACTAGAAGCCGGTTATAAGTCACTACTGGAGAATGGCATTGAGGCGACTGAGCGCACATATTGCGCACCGAGAGAATATGCGGAGAAGGTAAACCTATTTCCACCTAATCAAAACTCATGAGATTTTCGACTGACGGGATGGAAGCTCTCCGGTATCAAAGGAGCCAAGGGTTGCTTCAGTTATACCGCCGGTCACCTATGGCCGTACAAGCTCATCCACCACATGCTCGAGAAAGCTATTGCGAAGGGCGTTAATCTCCAGACAAACACACCTGTGCAAATGGTGTCCTCGGAACGAGATGAAAACGAACTTTGGACTATTACTACAGGTCGAGGAGTAGTCAAAGCAAGACAGGTAATTATGGCAACGAATGCATATACtgcagctcttcttcctgagTATGATGGCAAGATCATCCCTTATAGGGCTATTTGCAGTCGTATTGTAAGTCCAGGAAGACCGCCACTACTTACAAACTCATATGCACTGCGCTTTAACGAGTGGGACTTTGACTATCTAATCCCACGGCCCGACGGAAGCATCATTGTCGGCGGCGCTCGCCAGACATACATCAAACACCTGGAAGATTGGTATAAGAATGCTGATGACAGTGACCTTATTGATCGGGCTCGCCATTACTTCGATGGGTATATGCAACGCCATTTCCACGGCTGGGAAAACAGCGGCGCGTACGTTGACGATATCTGGACAGGAAGTACGTCTCCACCTCTAATGCCTCTCTGCAAACTCTAGCTAATCCTCACAGTCATGGGATACTCTTCTGATCGACTACCGCGTGTTGGGCCAATCCCCGACCGCCCTGGCATGTTTATTATGGGAGGCTTCACAGGTCATGGCATGCCGCAGGTGTTTCTCTGCGCAAACGGCATGGCTGACATGATCCTCGGCGATAAGAAATTCAGTGATTGCGGGATACCTAGAGTCTTTGAGGAAACCAAGACTCGACTTCAAGACAAGAGGGATAGAGTCTTGGAGTTGTATCGTGAGCCATTGAACACGTTCGACTCCAAACTGTGAGGGCGGGTGGATTCTGGAGATCTGGTCTTGTGGAACGTATGAGACTTGCTTGTCATCTATTGAAGCGCTATCTAGGGGAGGACACAACATGTCGGACGGAAGTTTGTACCACAAGTGCGGTAGTGTGTTCGTTTTCTTCTGTCTTCGTGACGGTTATGGAATGATCGATTTGGTGCTTCACAACTACTTGTTGACCAAGGCTTCTCCTAATGACTTTGACTTCAAGACTTCAGCTCATTTCCTGATCTGTGGAATAACCGATACTGCATCTTTCTCCACCACTACCTAGTCTGATCTCTTCTTACGGGTGTAAAAGTACAATACATAGGTGCTAAAGTATGATGCTGGAGCAGGATCCAATCATAGAACATTTATTACCGCATTGTCTACTTCGCAAACAATCCCAAATAGGCAAGTATACCAAACGCAGGGTAAGCCAAAATCTTGAGCCATCTGGTTCGTATGGCGCTTATGCGCTTATAGACAATCAATCGACGATCCCTGATACCTACTGTCAAGGTTCGGCTTCTGGTCTAAATGAGCAATACCAACGTTTATAATGGGTAGCAATGGTTCATATTACGGTATGGGTCGCTGAGTATGCCCTTTCTTGACGCTTAACACGAGGCGGAGCAAACAGCTTTAGGGTAACTAGCATAACCATAGCCAGTCAACTACCCACTAACTATAGCATTACGATTGTAGGAAAGCACTTCCCTGGGGATGCTGGGGACTTTGAATATGCTAGTAATTGGGCTGGTGCGTGCTGGATCGAAATGCCCATTTCGAGTCCCAAGATCAGAAGCAGCAATTCGACGCATGCACTGGGTTTTTGAGCGTCGCGTTTGAGCATCCAAAATCGATTCTTCGAACTTATGAATGAGAGAGCAAGGCTCTCTGGGCGAAATTTGGTTTGAATCCCGGACTCAAGGTTTTTTATTCCTCATCTCCTCAGAGTTACCCCCCCGAGCAACCTAGGGAATGACCTAcaagtccatcatcatcttacTCTCACTGTTTACGACATGGTTGAGACAACGTCTTGAGGCGCGGGGCGTGGTGTTCAAGCCTATGACGGTACAGAGTCTCGATGATCTAAAAGACTTTGGTATTGAAGATCGAACAGCCTCTGATAGCCAAAGGCAGACGTTAGGATGACCGAGTCGGGAACCTGATACAGTATTTGCTGACTCGAGATGCAGAACCTAGCTCTAGGACATAAGGCGCTACCCGAATTCATGACTTCTGAGAAAGCCCAGGACTATAAGATTATGTAAGACATTGCGACGTCATACTCATAAAGATCTCAAGAGCACGGTGGGACAAGTCCACATTCCCTGGTCTACTATGTGGTCGGCACTAGCCGGATGAAACATCGGATGCAGGATTAAGGTAGATCCCCTGTATTTGATCCACGATATTACGTGAAGTTGCCTTTCCATAATAGGTTAGCGTTCCGTTAACGGCTATAGTGGGTTCTACCTGGACAATCTCATAGGCCAGTCCCCATAGCTGACAAATGCCGATGGAAGTCGAAAGTGACATCCCATTTCATGATTCAAACAAAGACCAACAGTAGAGACTTCTCTCGTCCATGATTCCCTCAGCATATATCAACCTCCATCAACTCGAAGTCTATCACAGTCAGCACCATGGTGAATTATGGTCGTCCATCTAAGGATTGCGCACCATGTAGGAAGAGAAAGATCCGGGTAGGTATTCCTCCTATATGCCACTAACTAATTTCGTTGACACAAACTAGTGCGATCTGATCCCTACGGGTTGCACTCAATGCCGTAGAGCCAACTTGACCTGCCATGGGTACCGCGACCCAAAAGAGTTGGTCTTCCGTGACGAAACTCGTAACGCGATGCAAAAGGTTATGATGAGACGACCAACCGCCCTACTACCGCCCACTCTGCAACTCAGTTCCACTGTATCATCCCGGCACGCTTTTCTATCGCTCTACATTGATAGATACTCATGCGGCTTTCATACCCTTGCCTCACTTTTGACCGAGTCATCTCCCAGCGGACTTTTACAAGCTACTGTCGATGCTGTCAGCCTGGCCTTCATGTCGTTCCAGTTGAATCGCCAGGATCTAGTGCCTCTTGCGAACAAGCGTTATTTGGCTGCTATTCAAAGCTTGGGAATTGTAATACGTTCCTCCCAGCTTTCAACTAGAACTGGAGTCAACCAATTAGTGAATGATGAGACTCTCCAGTCCGTGCTTCTCCTAGACCTCTACGAGAAGATGGCTTACCATCATTATCAACTATCGGAATTCCTAGACTCCTCATTAAGCCACATCCAGGGTGCCCTCTCCATAGTCCGGTCTCGCCCGAGAACAGATTACTTAAACCTAACCACCCAACAACTCGCTACCCGTACTGTTATTGCACTTACTCTCAGCTATGGCGCGGCTGGTGTTTCAATACCACAGACACTACAAAGCCTTTATCATCACCTGGACAGCTACATACAGAACGAAAAGTGGACCTTTATCGGCTTATTAATGAGACTTATCAACTTTCGTGCTGATACGCAAAGCGGCAAGTTAAATTTTCCAACCATCCTCGCTCAGGCATGGGACCTTGATAGTCAATTTGCTCATGCAGAGAGCAAAATACCACGCGCTTGGTGGCCACGACGCGTCAACAATTTCAGCGCCCAATCATTTGACCACTACTATGAAGTCTATCCTTGCCATTACACAACTCAAGTCTTTAATGCATACCGCATCATGCGTCTAGAGTTAAATAGCATCATAAGGGAGCTTCAGCCTTGCACTTCAGTTTCTGAGACAATTGCTGAAGTAACACAGGCGATCTGCGCAGCTATACCCCAATTTATTCTTCCCGGTGTACGACCTGAGAACAATTTACCCTTTTCGCCAATGCAGATATT encodes:
- a CDS encoding fungal-specific transcription factor domain-containing protein; the protein is MQIRFRIRNEPLSTSTKTSTSNSTSTSHHEVEHDSSTNTNTIQGRGRHQARSRFGCTECKQRHVKCDEAYPVCTRCRKRGSICKSAPRLRRWQNEGPWTKLRSRSSLPSSERLIDISDTNSKSLLRYWLEKASQIMVIDPDDNPLSFPILEYVERCPSLKHALQSVGAAHRNFFDPQQLSKCLEERHSALQLIINDLSCPGDNLFPLFLTILLVGLSTAWTNPPTADFGEKHLSGARALVDTLLHDYSTQQKRPSYFTFVIGAYLYWDMSTAFLVPSQVQSPLNTNQIYTAILDIGQEYHPFGGYTTEIFYLLGNVGRYCRSVVETGIRDESIEIVLEEEMEKWQPNYESPQLGVIGDAFRSHGLISLAAICFRRIAQWWQNIWTSFANDDLEANIRSRALAVVRDLTSIPSSHACTNLQAIPLFTAASELPKEYEKERDLAVLRFKELYSLNHLRANLTALEILPEIWKRHDAGEMISWMEVMMEKGWNIMLG
- a CDS encoding FAD dependent oxidoreductase yields the protein MSDSVSPSPNGMSSFWRRQVGEIDNHRSTRDLPTQCDIVIIGAGYSGAALVTHILSKCADKMPSILVLEARQLCSGATGRNGGHLKPDSYNAISRLASEYGVEAAAEVANFEYANVEAVARFIRDEKVDCDFVLTRAIDVQFSDRHQDKLEAGYKSLLENGIEATERTYCAPREYAEKLSGIKGAKGCFSYTAGHLWPYKLIHHMLEKAIAKGVNLQTNTPVQMVSSERDENELWTITTGRGVVKARQVIMATNAYTAALLPEYDGKIIPYRAICSRIVSPGRPPLLTNSYALRFNEWDFDYLIPRPDGSIIVGGARQTYIKHLEDWYKNADDSDLIDRARHYFDGYMQRHFHGWENSGAYVDDIWTGIMGYSSDRLPRVGPIPDRPGMFIMGGFTGHGMPQVFLCANGMADMILGDKKFSDCGIPRVFEETKTRLQDKRDRVLELYREPLNTFDSKL